In Calothrix sp. PCC 7507, one DNA window encodes the following:
- a CDS encoding Rpn family recombination-promoting nuclease/putative transposase — MRTDSLFYEIFQTDPNIVFELINRQSPRNATYSFASVEVKETSFRMDGILVPPIYAADLPIVFVEVQGYKDTKKVLYSSFISEIFLYLHDYQPVNDWQAVLIFTKRSLDPGLPRNYRLFAPSEQFQRIYLDELSENTELSLGLSLLQLVGLGEEVVAARGRELIIRTHQEVTDTNAQKKFIELIETVFVYKFPDLSREEIEAMLGLNELKQTRVYQEALEEGLEQGLKQGKLAAVPLLLKVGMTVEEISEQLGVNLAAVRQIAQQQQSE; from the coding sequence TTGCGAACTGATAGCCTTTTCTACGAAATCTTCCAAACCGACCCCAATATTGTCTTTGAACTCATTAACAGACAGTCTCCCAGAAACGCGACTTACAGTTTCGCCTCTGTGGAAGTCAAAGAAACCAGCTTTCGGATGGATGGTATTCTAGTACCACCTATCTATGCTGCTGATTTACCCATAGTATTTGTGGAAGTTCAAGGATACAAAGACACTAAAAAAGTTCTGTACTCTAGCTTTATTAGTGAAATTTTCCTGTATTTACACGATTATCAGCCTGTGAATGACTGGCAAGCTGTCCTGATTTTTACCAAGCGCAGTTTAGATCCTGGACTACCTAGAAACTATCGTTTATTTGCACCTAGTGAACAATTTCAACGGATTTATTTAGATGAATTAAGTGAAAATACTGAATTATCCTTGGGTTTGAGTTTATTGCAACTTGTGGGCTTAGGGGAGGAAGTTGTCGCTGCCCGTGGTAGAGAACTCATTATACGCACCCATCAGGAGGTGACAGACACTAATGCACAGAAAAAGTTTATAGAATTAATAGAGACGGTCTTCGTATACAAATTTCCAGACTTGAGTAGAGAGGAGATTGAGGCCATGTTGGGACTGAACGAACTCAAGCAAACACGAGTTTATCAAGAAGCTTTAGAAGAAGGACTTGAGCAAGGACTTAAGCAAGGTAAACTGGCAGCAGTACCATTGTTGTTGAAAGTAGGGATGACTGTTGAAGAAATTTCTGAACAGTTGGGTGTGAACCTAGCAGCAGTCCGGCAAATTGCACAACAGCAGCAGTCGGAATGA
- a CDS encoding Uma2 family endonuclease — MSQSLVTASQTDVTDSIIFPPGDIYSDEPPLESDLHREQIELLIRLIKWWWRDRNNFYATGNLTVYFSPNQKKSEEFRGPDFFVVLDAEKKDRKSWVVWQEDGKYPHLIIEMLSDSTATVDKGLKKQIYQNTFRTPDYFWFDPVSLELQGFHLVDGQYQELVFTSEGWLWSQQLGLYLGVNVGKLRFFTPDGQIVMLPEEESNQQLQQVNQQLQQANQQLQQANQQIEQERQRAEILVQRLKAAGVDPEQIF; from the coding sequence ATGTCTCAATCTTTGGTTACTGCTTCTCAAACCGATGTCACTGACAGTATAATTTTTCCACCAGGCGACATCTACAGTGACGAACCCCCCTTGGAATCTGATTTACACCGCGAACAAATAGAGTTACTGATCCGCTTGATTAAGTGGTGGTGGCGCGATCGCAATAATTTTTATGCTACGGGAAACCTGACTGTTTACTTTAGTCCCAACCAAAAAAAGTCAGAAGAATTTCGCGGCCCGGATTTTTTTGTAGTTTTAGATGCCGAAAAAAAAGACCGGAAAAGTTGGGTTGTCTGGCAAGAAGACGGCAAGTATCCTCATCTGATTATCGAAATGTTATCTGATTCCACTGCTACGGTGGATAAAGGTCTAAAAAAGCAGATATATCAAAATACATTCCGTACCCCTGATTACTTCTGGTTTGACCCAGTTAGCTTGGAATTACAAGGGTTTCACTTGGTTGATGGCCAATACCAAGAACTTGTATTCACTTCTGAGGGTTGGTTGTGGAGTCAGCAGTTAGGTTTATATCTAGGAGTAAATGTAGGCAAATTACGCTTTTTTACCCCAGATGGGCAAATAGTAATGCTTCCAGAGGAAGAATCCAACCAACAATTACAGCAAGTCAACCAACAATTACAGCAAGCAAACCAACAGTTACAGCAAGCAAACCAGCAAATAGAACAAGAACGACAACGGGCTGAAATATTGGTACAGAGGCTAAAAGCCGCAGGTGTTGACCCTGAGCAAATTTTTTAG
- the rsgA gene encoding small ribosomal subunit biogenesis GTPase RsgA — translation MRGETISPTRQLLGTVLAVQANFYKVQLDQEDGEKILPHPSLLLCTRRMRLKKIGQQVMVGDRVVVEEPDWSGGRGAIAEVLSRQSQLDRPPIANVNQILLVFAVADPPLEPYQLSRFLIKAESTDVDVVLCLNKSDLVTPEEQQQISDRLCAWGYQPIFISVSNELNIDQVANYLSNKMTVIAGPSGVGKSSLINKLIPNTNLRVGEVSGKLARGRHTTRHVELFELPDGGLLADTPGFNQPDLDCTPEELIHYFPEARERLAVGSCRFSDCVHHDEPDCVVRGDWERYAHYLEFLDQAIAHQTHLHQQADPESNMKLKSKGKGQSQYEPKLESKKYRRIARKTQLQDLQDLYRDSEE, via the coding sequence ATGAGAGGGGAAACCATTTCACCTACTAGACAGTTGCTAGGGACAGTCTTAGCTGTGCAGGCTAATTTTTATAAAGTCCAGCTGGATCAGGAGGATGGGGAGAAAATTCTTCCTCATCCCTCCTTACTCCTATGTACTCGCAGGATGCGCCTGAAAAAAATTGGCCAGCAGGTGATGGTTGGCGATCGTGTGGTTGTAGAGGAGCCAGATTGGTCTGGGGGACGAGGGGCGATCGCTGAGGTTTTATCTCGCCAAAGTCAGTTAGACCGCCCACCAATCGCCAATGTGAACCAAATCCTGCTGGTATTTGCTGTAGCTGATCCACCCCTAGAGCCTTATCAGCTGAGTCGCTTTCTGATTAAGGCAGAGTCTACTGATGTGGATGTGGTTTTGTGCCTGAATAAAAGTGATTTAGTTACACCAGAAGAGCAGCAACAAATTAGCGATCGCCTTTGTGCTTGGGGTTATCAACCGATATTTATCAGCGTCAGCAATGAGCTAAATATTGACCAAGTAGCCAACTATCTAAGCAATAAAATGACTGTGATTGCTGGCCCTTCCGGTGTGGGTAAATCAAGTCTGATCAATAAATTAATTCCCAATACCAACCTGCGCGTGGGGGAAGTTTCTGGTAAATTAGCTCGTGGTCGCCATACAACCCGCCATGTAGAATTATTTGAGTTACCTGATGGTGGCTTGCTGGCGGATACTCCTGGTTTTAACCAACCTGACCTTGATTGTACTCCTGAAGAATTAATCCATTATTTCCCAGAAGCAAGAGAAAGGTTAGCAGTTGGTAGTTGTCGGTTTAGCGATTGTGTGCATCACGACGAGCCAGACTGCGTGGTGCGGGGAGATTGGGAACGATATGCACATTATTTGGAATTTTTAGATCAAGCGATCGCTCATCAAACTCACCTGCATCAACAAGCCGATCCTGAATCAAACATGAAATTAAAATCTAAAGGCAAAGGTCAAAGTCAATATGAACCTAAGCTAGAAAGTAAAAAATATCGCCGGATTGCTCGGAAAACTCAGTTGCAGGATTTGCAGGATTTATATCGAGATAGTGAGGAATAA
- a CDS encoding sulfurtransferase TusA family protein: MSLSSLSSPDAQLDLRGTPCPINFVRTKLRLEKMPAGGLLEVWLDPGEPIEQVPDSLTMAGYQVEEIVDYAGYFALLVRRPITA, encoded by the coding sequence ATGAGTTTATCCTCTCTATCATCTCCTGATGCTCAACTAGATTTGCGCGGTACTCCTTGCCCAATTAATTTTGTGCGGACAAAACTCCGTTTGGAGAAAATGCCAGCAGGAGGTTTACTCGAAGTTTGGTTAGACCCTGGAGAGCCAATTGAGCAGGTTCCTGATAGCCTCACAATGGCAGGCTATCAGGTGGAAGAAATTGTAGATTATGCTGGTTATTTTGCTTTGTTAGTACGCCGTCCCATAACAGCCTAA
- the dnaJ gene encoding molecular chaperone DnaJ → MARDYYEILGVSRDADKEEIKQAYRRLARKYHPDVNKEPGAEERFKEINRAYEVLSEPEIRERYNRFGEAGVSGAAAGYQDVGDMGGFADIFESIFSGFAGGMGGPTQRRRNGPVRGDDLRLDLKLDFREAVFGGEKEIRISHLETCDTCGGSGAKSGTRPRTCSTCSGSGQVRRVTRTPFGSFTQVSTCPTCNGTGMVIEDKCDACDGKGTNQVAKKLKITIPAGVDNGTRLRISQEGDAGQRGGPPGDLYVYLFVNEDEEFHRDGINILSEIKISYLQAILGCRLEVETVDGLVELIIPAGTQPNTVMKLENRGVPRLGNPVSRGDHMLTVLIDIPNKVTPEERELLEKLAKIKGDRTGKGGLEGFLGNLFKS, encoded by the coding sequence ATGGCCCGCGACTATTATGAAATTCTAGGTGTCTCTCGTGACGCCGACAAAGAAGAAATCAAACAAGCCTACCGCCGTTTAGCCCGGAAGTATCACCCAGATGTGAACAAAGAACCGGGTGCGGAGGAGCGCTTTAAGGAAATCAACCGCGCTTATGAAGTGCTTTCCGAGCCGGAAATCCGAGAGCGTTACAACCGTTTTGGTGAAGCTGGAGTCTCAGGTGCTGCTGCAGGCTACCAAGATGTGGGCGACATGGGTGGCTTTGCTGATATCTTTGAAAGCATTTTCAGTGGCTTTGCTGGCGGTATGGGTGGCCCGACACAAAGACGACGCAATGGGCCAGTGCGTGGTGACGACTTAAGGCTAGACCTGAAGCTAGATTTTCGAGAGGCGGTATTTGGTGGTGAAAAAGAAATTCGCATCTCGCATCTAGAAACTTGTGACACTTGTGGAGGCTCAGGCGCAAAATCAGGAACTCGTCCTCGGACTTGTTCGACCTGTAGCGGATCGGGTCAAGTACGCCGCGTGACTAGAACTCCTTTCGGCAGTTTTACGCAAGTTTCAACATGTCCTACCTGTAATGGTACAGGGATGGTAATTGAAGATAAATGTGATGCTTGTGACGGTAAGGGCACAAATCAAGTAGCAAAGAAACTGAAAATTACCATTCCGGCTGGGGTGGATAATGGTACTCGCTTGCGAATTTCCCAAGAAGGTGATGCAGGTCAACGTGGTGGACCTCCTGGGGATTTGTATGTTTACTTGTTTGTGAATGAGGATGAAGAATTCCACCGCGATGGCATTAACATTCTCTCAGAAATCAAAATTAGCTATCTGCAAGCAATTTTAGGTTGTCGTTTGGAAGTGGAAACGGTTGATGGGCTAGTGGAGTTGATTATTCCAGCGGGAACCCAGCCAAATACAGTGATGAAGTTGGAAAATCGGGGTGTACCGCGTTTGGGTAATCCTGTCAGTCGCGGTGACCACATGCTGACAGTTTTAATTGATATTCCCAACAAGGTAACTCCGGAAGAGAGAGAATTGTTAGAGAAACTGGCGAAAATTAAAGGCGATCGCACTGGTAAAGGTGGTCTAGAAGGATTCTTGGGAAATTTGTTTAAGTCATGA
- the dnaK gene encoding molecular chaperone DnaK codes for MGKVIGIDLGTTNSCVAVLEGGQPIVIANSEGGRTTPSIVGFGKSGDRLVGQLAKRQAVTNAENTVYSIKRFIGRRWEDTETERDRVPYNCVKGRDETVDVQIRGRNYTPQEISAMILQKLKQDAENFLGETVTQAVITVPAYFTDAQRQATKDAGTIAGLEVLRIINEPTAAALAFGLDKQDQEQLILVFDLGGGTFDVSILQLGDGVFEVKATCGNNQLGGDDFDNAIVGWMIDNFQQQEKIDLSQDKMALQRLREAAEKAKIELSSMASTSINLPFITADDSGPKHLEIELSRSKFEELAGRLIEATIEPMIQALKDADLKPQNIDRIILVGGSTRIPAVQNALIKFFNGKAPDRSINPDEAVALGAAIQAGVLGGEVDNLLLLDVTPLSLGIETLGEVFTKIIERNTTIPTSRSQIFSTAVDGQTSVEIHVLQGERAMARDNKSLGKFLLAGIPPSPRGVPQIEVSFEIDVNGILKVAAQDKGTGREQSIRITNTGGLSVNEVERMRQEAEVFAEEDRRRKELVDLKNQADNLLSSYESTLKDNGDLIGEQTKALANEKVSQLQTAMTDSGISTKELQQRLDDFQQALFAIGANVYNRANTVTDEGEQVSDHTPSSEQEQAMSGTLIPQFNFDFDDDSTAQADYEAID; via the coding sequence ATGGGAAAAGTTATTGGTATCGACTTAGGCACGACTAATAGTTGTGTCGCAGTTTTGGAAGGCGGGCAACCGATTGTGATTGCTAATTCCGAAGGTGGGCGAACCACTCCTAGTATTGTGGGATTTGGGAAAAGTGGCGATCGCTTAGTCGGTCAATTGGCCAAGCGCCAAGCTGTCACGAATGCGGAAAACACAGTCTACAGTATCAAGCGATTTATCGGTCGTCGCTGGGAAGATACGGAAACAGAACGCGATCGCGTTCCCTATAACTGTGTCAAAGGTAGAGATGAGACTGTTGATGTTCAAATTCGCGGACGTAACTACACACCACAAGAAATCTCCGCGATGATCCTGCAAAAGCTGAAACAGGATGCGGAAAACTTTTTAGGTGAAACTGTAACTCAAGCAGTAATTACCGTACCGGCATATTTCACAGACGCTCAAAGACAAGCAACTAAAGACGCTGGCACAATCGCCGGTTTGGAAGTCCTACGCATTATCAATGAACCTACCGCAGCTGCTTTAGCCTTCGGCTTAGATAAACAAGACCAAGAGCAGCTAATTTTAGTTTTTGACTTGGGTGGTGGGACATTTGACGTATCCATTTTGCAACTGGGAGACGGAGTTTTTGAAGTCAAGGCCACTTGTGGTAATAACCAGTTGGGTGGAGACGACTTTGATAATGCGATCGTCGGCTGGATGATTGACAACTTCCAGCAACAGGAGAAAATCGACCTTTCTCAAGACAAAATGGCACTACAACGCCTCAGAGAAGCAGCAGAAAAGGCAAAAATTGAACTTTCTAGCATGGCAAGTACATCGATTAACTTGCCATTTATCACCGCCGATGACTCAGGCCCAAAGCATCTAGAAATCGAACTCAGCCGCTCGAAATTTGAAGAACTGGCTGGGCGTTTAATAGAAGCTACCATTGAGCCGATGATTCAAGCCCTCAAAGATGCGGATCTCAAACCACAAAATATTGATCGGATTATTTTGGTAGGTGGTTCCACTCGCATTCCCGCAGTTCAAAACGCCCTCATCAAATTTTTCAACGGTAAAGCACCAGATCGCTCTATTAACCCTGATGAAGCAGTTGCATTGGGCGCTGCAATTCAAGCAGGGGTTTTAGGTGGAGAAGTCGATAATCTCCTTTTATTGGATGTCACCCCCTTATCTTTGGGAATTGAAACCTTGGGAGAGGTGTTTACAAAAATTATTGAGCGCAACACCACAATTCCTACCAGCAGATCCCAAATTTTTTCTACAGCCGTTGATGGGCAAACCTCAGTGGAAATTCATGTCCTCCAAGGTGAGCGGGCAATGGCACGGGATAATAAAAGTCTCGGCAAGTTCTTGCTAGCTGGCATTCCCCCATCCCCCCGCGGCGTACCACAAATTGAGGTATCTTTTGAAATTGATGTTAATGGCATCTTGAAGGTTGCTGCTCAAGACAAAGGCACAGGTAGGGAACAGAGCATTCGGATTACAAATACAGGTGGCTTGAGTGTCAACGAAGTAGAACGGATGCGCCAAGAAGCTGAAGTTTTTGCTGAAGAAGACAGAAGACGTAAAGAATTGGTTGATCTGAAAAACCAAGCGGATAACCTGTTGTCCAGTTACGAATCGACTCTCAAGGATAATGGTGACTTAATTGGCGAGCAGACTAAAGCCTTAGCCAATGAAAAAGTTTCACAACTCCAAACTGCAATGACTGATTCTGGTATTTCCACAAAAGAATTGCAGCAACGTTTAGACGACTTCCAACAAGCTCTATTTGCCATTGGTGCAAATGTATATAACCGAGCTAACACCGTCACTGATGAGGGAGAACAAGTTTCAGATCATACGCCGTCCTCAGAACAAGAACAGGCAATGAGTGGAACACTAATACCACAATTTAACTTTGATTTTGATGACGACAGCACCGCACAAGCCGATTATGAGGCGATAGATTAA
- the grpE gene encoding nucleotide exchange factor GrpE, with protein MIDENKQVNNTSQQLGEPIEVKQAMTSDSPAPINSNEYGSEVTEQVAAQPNVPGDSASPLENGVAEKTEVDTAALTELGQQIESLKTQLEERSTQYMRIAADFENYRKRTQKEKEDLEVQIKRNTILELLPVVDNFERARAHLKPQSEGEMTIHKSYQGVYKQLVDSLKRLGVAPMRPDGQEFDPNLHEAVMREPTDEHPEGTVLEELVRGYYLGDRVLRHAMVKVAAPQEDAPPEPENQSSPANS; from the coding sequence ATGATAGACGAAAATAAACAGGTAAACAATACAAGCCAACAATTGGGTGAACCAATAGAGGTAAAGCAAGCAATGACGAGCGACTCCCCAGCCCCAATAAACTCGAATGAATATGGCAGCGAGGTGACTGAACAAGTCGCAGCCCAACCCAATGTACCGGGAGATTCGGCATCCCCATTAGAAAATGGCGTTGCTGAGAAGACCGAAGTTGACACAGCAGCTTTGACAGAATTGGGACAACAAATTGAATCTCTAAAAACGCAACTAGAAGAGCGGAGTACTCAATATATGCGGATTGCCGCAGATTTTGAGAATTACCGCAAACGCACCCAAAAGGAAAAAGAAGACCTAGAAGTGCAGATCAAACGGAACACGATTCTGGAATTGTTGCCAGTAGTTGATAATTTTGAGCGGGCGAGAGCGCATCTCAAACCGCAAAGTGAAGGCGAAATGACGATTCATAAAAGCTATCAAGGTGTTTACAAACAATTAGTAGATTCCTTGAAACGCTTAGGTGTGGCACCGATGCGTCCTGATGGTCAAGAATTCGATCCCAACCTGCATGAAGCCGTAATGCGGGAACCTACGGATGAACATCCTGAAGGAACAGTGTTAGAAGAGTTAGTACGCGGATATTACTTGGGCGATCGCGTGCTGCGTCATGCAATGGTGAAGGTGGCTGCTCCTCAAGAAGATGCACCACCAGAACCAGAAAATCAGTCGAGTCCAGCCAACAGTTAA